A region of Jaculus jaculus isolate mJacJac1 chromosome 16, mJacJac1.mat.Y.cur, whole genome shotgun sequence DNA encodes the following proteins:
- the LOC123455361 gene encoding uncharacterized protein LOC123455361, with protein MALTTQVAVLEITYNENFFLTIFHLQFVESADEEPEAMEAEVVVCQCPREASACSSMAGLMYTFVLEENLGQNGGSTPGAAAGAVQQTLPTGPTASLQPGPPRSCLPCRCPGSFAVCRRFRLHVVSTWTRLQRSARTEHTRAPESPGHLGLSGWSGPEAHVSGLGSSLDRSPSLVTRKPPWRKPTKHSTPDEMTRGPSPRPPGRAAYLHGSPLPAHSSQDLASQLAEVSPIATFRKRRLSTVWDSEGSSAKLEPCADRSAAGEDPPASAPLNHPRKQPQRPPPRPPQAVRPPRSRQQNPGLPGIPDAAQRKRPDWKGRAAAMRRLKQWEARLLREIEEAIQHELTIQAEGALSAELTCQAEGAPTPQESHG; from the exons ATGGCACTGACAACACAG GTTGCTGTTTTGGAAATTACCTACAATGAGAATTTCTTCTTGACTATTTTTCATCTGCAATTTGTTGAATCTGCTGATGAAGAACCTGAAGCTATGGAGGCTGAGGTTGTAGTTTGTCAGTGTCCCAGAGAGGCGTCTGCGTGTAGCAGTATGGCTGGTTTGATGTACACTTTTGTCTTGGAGGAAAATCTTGGCCAGAATGGTGGCTCCACTCCTGGAGCTGCAGCTGGTGCCGTACAGCAAACCCTGCCCACAGGGCCCACCGCCAGCCTTCAGCCAGGGCCACCGAGAAGCTGCCTTCCCTGCCGGTGCCCGGGAAGCTTCGCTGTCTGCCGCCGGTTTCGACTTCACGTGGTTTCCACGTGGACGCGACTTCAGCGGTCAGCGCGCACAGAGCACACGCGGGCGCCCGAGTCTCCGGGACACTTGGGTCTCTCAGGGTGGTCAGGCCCGGAAGCGCAC GTTTCTGGACTGGGTTCCTCTTTAGACCGGAGCCCCTCTCTAGTGACACGGAAGCCGCCGTGGAGAAAGCCCACCAAGCACAGTACCCCTGACGAGATGACCAGGGGCCCGAGCCCACGGCCGCCGGGCAGGGCGGCCTATCTGCACGGGTCTCCCTTGCCCGCACACTCCTCCCAGGACCTCGCCTCCCAGCTGGCCGAGGTCAGCCCCATAGCCACCTTCAGAAAGAGGCGGCTTTCCACCGTCTGGGATTCCGAGGGCTCCAGCGCCAAGTTGGAGCCCTGCGCAGACCGCTCAGCTGCAGGGGAAGACCCACCCGCGTCAGCGCCGCTGAACCACCCGCGCAAGCAGCCGCAGCGGCCACCGCCACGCCCGCCGCAGGCCGTGCGCCCACCTAGGAGCCGGCAGCAGAACCCAGGATTGCCCGGAATTCCAGACGCAGCCCAGAGGAAGAGACCAGACTGGAAGGGGCGGGCAGCAGCA ATGAGGCGACTGAAGCAGTGGGAAGCCCGCCTGCTCCGGGAAATTGAAGAGGCCATTCAGCATGAGCTCACCATCCAAGCTGAGGGAGCCCTGAGCGCTGAGCTTACCTGCCAAGCAGAGGGGGCACCCACGCCCCAGGAGAGTCACGGTTGA